The following proteins come from a genomic window of Flavobacterium eburneipallidum:
- a CDS encoding glycoside hydrolase family 43 protein gives MYSIPKKLKFLIVVGIFFLVGTTVFAQKNKFPKEKKMGAYLMVYFKDDTHGLYMALSKDGYTFTDINNAKPIIAGDTIAEQKGIRDPYIYRAPNGMFYMALTDLHIYAQKMGYRETEWERDGKQYGWGNNRGLVLMKSPDLIHWTHTVVRVDQAFPELADIGCAWAPELIYDEKKQKTMIYFTMRFGKQKDKVYYSYMNDDFTKLETAPKLLFEYPKDVSYIDGDITKVGDKYHLFYVPHDGTAGVKQMVSDSVNSGYVYDDKWYDPEKVGCEAPTIYKRIGENKWVLIYDIYRINPHNFGFSETSDFVNFKDLGHFNEGVMKATNFSSPKHPAVIHITKKEARKLAKKWNCDIKF, from the coding sequence ATGTATTCAATCCCGAAAAAACTGAAATTCTTAATTGTTGTGGGAATCTTTTTTTTGGTCGGCACTACGGTTTTCGCACAAAAAAATAAATTTCCAAAAGAGAAAAAGATGGGAGCCTATTTGATGGTCTATTTCAAGGACGATACTCACGGTTTGTATATGGCATTGAGCAAAGACGGCTATACATTTACTGATATCAACAACGCTAAACCCATCATAGCAGGAGATACGATAGCCGAACAAAAAGGAATTCGGGATCCGTACATTTACAGAGCTCCCAACGGAATGTTTTATATGGCGTTGACCGATTTGCACATTTATGCTCAAAAAATGGGATATCGCGAAACCGAATGGGAACGTGATGGCAAACAATACGGCTGGGGAAATAATCGTGGTTTAGTACTAATGAAATCACCAGATTTGATTCATTGGACGCATACTGTAGTTCGTGTGGATCAGGCTTTTCCAGAATTGGCAGACATTGGCTGTGCTTGGGCTCCAGAACTCATTTATGATGAGAAAAAGCAAAAAACAATGATTTACTTCACGATGCGCTTTGGCAAACAGAAAGATAAAGTGTATTATTCGTATATGAATGACGATTTTACCAAACTAGAAACCGCACCAAAACTCTTATTTGAATATCCAAAAGACGTGTCTTATATTGACGGCGATATTACCAAAGTAGGTGATAAATACCATTTATTTTATGTGCCTCACGACGGAACTGCGGGCGTTAAACAAATGGTTTCCGATTCGGTAAATTCTGGATATGTGTATGATGATAAATGGTACGACCCCGAAAAAGTAGGTTGCGAAGCACCAACGATTTACAAACGCATTGGCGAAAACAAATGGGTGTTGATTTATGATATTTACCGCATCAATCCGCATAATTTTGGGTTTAGTGAAACTTCTGATTTTGTGAATTTTAAAGACTTGGGGCATTTTAACGAAGGCGTGATGAAAGCGACCAACTTTTCATCTCCAAAGCATCCAGCGGTAATTCACATCACTAAAAAAGAAGCTCGAAAATTGGCTAAAAAATGGAATTGCGATATAAAATTTTAA
- a CDS encoding NPCBM/NEW2 domain-containing protein yields the protein MIRSKFYKVALTILCFSASNYMVQSQIKKDFHDWAATPPMGWNSWDCFGPTVTEAEVKANADYMAKYLKPYGWDYVVVDIRWYVGNDKAHGYNEKDPDYVLDQYGRFMPAINRFPSAAGGKGFKPLADYLHKKGLKFGIHIMRGIPVIAVKQNLPIKGTNFTAKDIYSDKDQCTWLRDMYTVVPTKPGAQEYYNSLFELYASWGLDFVKIDDLSSPIYFEGEIDIIRKAIDRTGRKIVLSTSPGETPIAHADHVQKNANMWRTVGDFWDSWQQLKEHFEVFDRWNKWRSYGAYPDGDMLPLGRIGIRAERGDPRMTAFTKDEQYTLMTLWSIFKSPLMFGGNLPDNDPFTLSLLTNKNVLKVLNESTNNKPLFTDKDKAAWMADESKTGAKYLAVFNTTDQKMVSEEKAVWNSGLLSRTNQSVKLDIDISNAKKLYLVVNDSGDNTDWDHANWIEPTLYKGKDSIKLTSLKWRKATSGWQKPKLNQSVSGNSLITNKIKYENGIGTHSNSIIEFDLPEGYTRFKAIVGLDEACISQNVGATVKFFVFTENPAGPPPPPTAKIPVNLKSIGLSETYLITDLWSGKVVGQFSGEFAPEINSHGAGLYKIVKVSK from the coding sequence ATGATTCGATCTAAATTTTATAAAGTTGCACTCACCATCTTATGCTTTTCAGCATCCAATTATATGGTTCAATCCCAGATCAAAAAAGACTTTCACGATTGGGCAGCGACTCCGCCAATGGGCTGGAATAGTTGGGATTGCTTTGGTCCCACAGTCACCGAAGCCGAAGTAAAAGCCAATGCCGATTATATGGCAAAATATTTAAAACCCTATGGTTGGGATTATGTTGTAGTCGATATCCGCTGGTATGTGGGCAATGACAAAGCCCACGGCTACAACGAAAAAGACCCCGATTATGTCTTGGACCAATACGGAAGATTTATGCCAGCCATCAATCGTTTCCCTTCGGCGGCGGGCGGAAAAGGCTTCAAACCTTTGGCAGATTATTTGCATAAAAAAGGCTTAAAATTTGGAATCCACATTATGCGTGGAATTCCTGTGATTGCCGTAAAACAAAACTTGCCTATCAAAGGAACGAATTTTACGGCCAAAGACATTTACTCCGATAAAGACCAATGCACTTGGTTGCGCGATATGTACACGGTTGTTCCCACCAAGCCTGGAGCGCAAGAATACTACAATTCACTTTTTGAACTCTATGCATCTTGGGGATTGGATTTTGTCAAAATTGACGACCTTTCTTCTCCCATTTATTTTGAAGGCGAAATCGACATAATCCGAAAAGCCATTGACCGCACAGGACGCAAAATTGTTTTGAGCACTTCTCCCGGAGAAACCCCAATTGCACACGCCGATCATGTGCAGAAAAATGCCAATATGTGGCGTACCGTTGGTGATTTTTGGGACAGTTGGCAACAATTGAAAGAGCATTTCGAAGTCTTTGACCGTTGGAACAAATGGCGTTCTTACGGTGCTTATCCTGATGGTGATATGTTGCCTTTGGGGCGAATTGGCATCCGAGCCGAAAGAGGTGATCCTCGAATGACTGCGTTTACCAAGGATGAACAATACACCTTGATGACTTTATGGAGCATTTTCAAATCGCCGTTGATGTTTGGTGGCAACCTTCCAGATAATGATCCTTTCACGCTTTCGTTGTTGACCAATAAAAATGTGTTGAAAGTCTTGAATGAAAGTACAAACAACAAACCCCTTTTTACCGATAAAGACAAAGCCGCTTGGATGGCCGACGAATCCAAAACGGGAGCTAAATATTTGGCGGTTTTCAACACGACCGACCAAAAAATGGTGTCCGAAGAAAAAGCCGTTTGGAACAGTGGGCTGCTGTCAAGAACCAATCAAAGTGTCAAACTAGACATTGATATTTCGAATGCCAAAAAACTGTATTTAGTGGTAAATGATTCTGGCGACAATACCGATTGGGATCACGCCAACTGGATAGAACCTACTTTGTATAAAGGAAAAGATTCTATTAAGTTGACCAGTTTGAAGTGGAGAAAAGCAACATCAGGCTGGCAAAAACCAAAGCTGAACCAAAGTGTTTCTGGCAATAGTTTGATTACCAATAAAATTAAATACGAAAATGGCATCGGCACGCATTCCAATTCCATCATAGAATTTGATTTGCCAGAAGGCTACACTCGTTTCAAAGCCATTGTTGGTTTGGATGAAGCCTGTATTTCACAAAATGTAGGAGCCACTGTGAAATTTTTCGTATTTACTGAAAATCCTGCTGGACCGCCACCGCCACCAACAGCAAAAATTCCTGTTAACCTAAAAAGCATTGGACTTTCAGAGACTTATTTGATAACCGATTTATGGTCTGGAAAAGTGGTTGGGCAATTTTCGGGAGAGTTTGCTCCAGAAATCAATTCGCACGGAGCTGGTTTGTATAAAATAGTTAAAGTTTCAAAATAA
- a CDS encoding sugar-binding domain-containing protein, whose product MVTKKFLLPILIFSCLSAFSQISFGDSQKINDNWKFMLQDTPEAQKATYNDSKWKSVNVPHDWSVEGRLSPTLASCTGFLPGGIGWYRKTLNIPQAKRGEKVYLYFEGVYNRSEVFINGQSLGKRPNGYISFAYDATPFVKYGEDNVIAVKVDHSLSADSRWYSGSGVYRNVWLVYSNPVHIAQWGVYAYPEVTNGNGILNVEVNLENGSADKTNLTIVNELLDANGKVVATTTQKLLVEANTENKIATKINVKNPNLWDLEHPNLYQLKTTVLKDGKTIDKTLTATGFRNFIFDANKGFALNGKWMKMKGVCLHHDAGVLGSAVPSDVLKTRLQTLKEIGVNAIRTSHNPQAPDFYTLCDELGLLVLNEAYDEWEFPKRKWLEGWNQGTPGFQGSNDIFVSWGEKDLEDMVRRDRNHLSVFAWSIGNEVDYPNDPYSHPVLGGSEVSGFSQASYGGYKKEAPDAMRLGGIAKRLVAAVKKYDKSRPTTAGLAGVAMSNETEYPGLLDITGYNYTESKYQSDHKKYPNRVIFGSETRHEFEPWLDVKNNEHIFGQFLWTGIDYLGESNAWPSRGFYSGLVDLAGIIKPRGYFRQSLWSDKPMIYAGTYPAKNYLSIDAWSSWNYKEGQMIRVVCYTNAAKARLELNGKVVGEEKNYNEKTGVIYWDIPFTSGKLEAIGLNKDGKVISQYAIQTSQQPNSLVVNEKNITINKENGVAKVIVQVVDEKGLPVMLSDNEVTCTVSGSGTLLGLEAGNNEDMGDYTDNVQRVFHGHLVAYVQSKGNNEPITVKFTANWLKSTEVIIQLK is encoded by the coding sequence ATGGTTACTAAAAAATTCTTATTACCAATCCTTATTTTTTCTTGCTTATCGGCTTTTAGCCAGATATCATTTGGAGATTCCCAAAAAATTAATGACAACTGGAAGTTTATGCTTCAGGACACTCCCGAAGCTCAAAAAGCAACCTACAATGACAGCAAATGGAAATCTGTTAATGTGCCACACGATTGGAGTGTCGAAGGCAGATTGAGTCCTACCTTGGCGAGTTGTACCGGTTTTTTGCCTGGTGGAATTGGTTGGTACCGAAAAACATTGAACATTCCACAAGCGAAACGTGGCGAAAAAGTTTATCTCTATTTTGAAGGAGTGTACAACAGAAGCGAAGTTTTTATCAACGGACAGTCTTTAGGAAAACGCCCTAACGGATACATTTCATTTGCGTATGACGCTACTCCTTTTGTAAAATATGGAGAAGATAATGTTATTGCTGTAAAAGTAGATCACAGCTTGAGTGCCGACTCGCGTTGGTATTCGGGTTCGGGAGTTTATCGCAATGTGTGGTTGGTGTATTCTAATCCAGTGCATATTGCACAATGGGGAGTCTATGCTTATCCAGAAGTTACAAATGGAAATGGAATTTTGAATGTTGAGGTAAATTTAGAAAACGGTTCGGCCGACAAAACAAATCTTACCATCGTCAATGAACTTTTAGATGCTAATGGAAAAGTCGTAGCAACAACTACTCAAAAACTGCTTGTCGAAGCCAATACTGAAAACAAGATTGCAACCAAAATAAATGTAAAAAATCCAAATTTATGGGATTTAGAGCATCCCAACTTGTATCAGTTAAAAACAACCGTTTTAAAAGATGGTAAAACAATTGATAAAACGTTGACAGCTACAGGTTTTAGAAATTTTATTTTCGATGCCAATAAAGGTTTTGCTCTTAACGGAAAATGGATGAAAATGAAAGGCGTTTGTTTGCACCACGATGCTGGAGTTTTGGGTTCTGCCGTGCCAAGCGATGTTTTGAAAACAAGATTACAAACCTTGAAAGAAATTGGTGTAAACGCCATTCGTACCAGTCACAATCCACAAGCTCCTGATTTTTATACACTTTGTGACGAATTAGGATTGTTGGTTCTTAACGAAGCTTATGACGAATGGGAATTCCCTAAACGAAAATGGTTAGAAGGATGGAATCAAGGTACTCCAGGATTTCAAGGGTCAAATGATATATTTGTTAGTTGGGGCGAAAAAGATTTGGAAGATATGGTACGTCGTGATCGAAATCACCTTTCTGTTTTTGCATGGAGCATTGGTAATGAAGTAGATTATCCAAATGATCCTTACTCACATCCTGTTTTAGGTGGGAGTGAAGTTTCGGGATTTTCACAAGCTTCTTACGGAGGTTATAAAAAAGAGGCTCCAGATGCGATGCGACTTGGCGGAATTGCCAAACGTCTTGTGGCTGCTGTAAAGAAATACGATAAATCTCGTCCAACTACAGCAGGACTAGCAGGAGTAGCGATGTCTAACGAAACTGAATATCCAGGTCTTTTAGATATTACAGGCTATAATTATACCGAAAGTAAGTACCAATCGGATCATAAAAAATATCCAAACAGGGTGATTTTTGGTAGTGAAACCCGACACGAATTCGAACCTTGGTTGGATGTAAAAAATAATGAACACATTTTCGGGCAGTTTCTATGGACGGGTATCGATTATTTAGGCGAATCTAACGCTTGGCCTTCCAGAGGGTTCTATTCTGGATTAGTAGATCTTGCTGGAATTATCAAACCAAGAGGTTATTTCCGTCAGTCTTTATGGTCCGATAAGCCAATGATTTACGCAGGAACTTATCCGGCTAAAAATTATCTTTCTATAGATGCTTGGTCTTCGTGGAATTATAAAGAAGGACAAATGATTCGAGTGGTTTGTTATACCAATGCAGCAAAAGCCCGTCTGGAATTGAACGGAAAAGTAGTTGGTGAAGAAAAAAATTACAATGAAAAAACGGGAGTTATTTATTGGGATATTCCTTTTACTTCAGGAAAGTTAGAAGCAATAGGTCTTAATAAAGACGGCAAAGTGATTAGTCAATATGCAATACAAACTTCTCAACAACCTAATTCTTTGGTTGTCAATGAAAAAAATATCACAATCAATAAAGAAAATGGAGTGGCTAAAGTAATCGTACAAGTAGTGGACGAAAAAGGTTTGCCAGTAATGCTATCGGATAACGAAGTAACTTGTACAGTAAGCGGTTCAGGAACTTTGTTAGGATTAGAAGCTGGAAATAATGAAGATATGGGCGATTATACCGATAATGTTCAGAGGGTTTTTCACGGACATTTAGTAGCTTATGTTCAGTCAAAAGGGAATAATGAGCCTATAACTGTTAAGTTTACAGCTAACTGGCTAAAATCGACAGAAGTTATCATTCAATTAAAATAA